In Manis pentadactyla isolate mManPen7 chromosome 8, mManPen7.hap1, whole genome shotgun sequence, the following are encoded in one genomic region:
- the LOC118933603 gene encoding bromodomain adjacent to zinc finger domain protein 2B-like, with protein METHLSKDQRKRKMEENTSGNLSKQPSFTCVKKAKRDDCKDLTLCSMILTEIETHEDAWPFRLPVNLKFVPGYTKVIKKPMDFSIIREKLISGQYPNLEAFAVNVRLVFDNCEAFNEDDSDTGRAGHSMRKYFEKKWTDTLKVSRSYNNFSFFLFNKDK; from the coding sequence atggaaactcatctcagcaaagaccagagaaaaagaaaaatggaggaaaacacTTCTGGTAACTTGTCAAAACAACCAAGTTTTACTTGTGTTAAGAAAGCAAAACGAGATGACTGTAAGGACTTGACTCTTTGCAGTATGATCCTTACTGAAATAGAAACTCATGAGGATGCATGGCCTTTTCGTCTTCCTGTAAACTTGAAATTTGTTCCTGGTTATACCAAAGTTATTAAGAAGCCTATGGATTTTTCCATAATTAGAGAGAAATTAATTAGTGGACAGTATCCAAACCTGGAAGCCTTTGCTGTCAATGTCAGGCTTGTTTTTGACAACTGTGAAGCATTTAATGAAGATGATTCTGATACAGGCAGAGCTGGCCACAGTATGAGGaagtattttgaaaaaaagtGGACAGATACGCTCAAAGTGAGCCGAAGCTACaataatttctcttttttccttttcaataagGACAAATAA